The sequence GCGGCATATATTTCATCAAGCGTGACAGCCATATGTGTGACGCCGATTATAGCAAAGACGCCGCGAATGCGATATATTGACGTGTATCACACAACGGAGGTCTTATGCCTGAGCTTTTTGGTTTTGGTGCAATCTTTCTCATATTTCTCGGCATCGCGCTGCTCACCGTCGCTTGGAAAACGATCAAGATCGTCCCGCAATCGACTGTTTTGCTCATCGAGCGCCTCGGCCGCTTTAACCGCCTCGGCAACAGCGGGCTCAATATCATCGTGCCGTTCTTCGAAGCGCCGCGCGCCGTCTATTGGCTTAACGTCCGCCCCGGCACGACGTATATCGATCTTCGCGAGCAGTTCATCGACCTGCCGCCGCAGTCCGTTATCACCCGCGATAACGTAATGGTCAACGTCGATTCCGTCGTCTATTGGCAGATCACCGACCCGACAAAGGCCACTTACGAGGTAAATGACCTCGTCGGCTCGATCGTGCAGCTCACTTTTACCGGCATGCGCAGCGTGATCGGAAAACTCGACCTCGACCACACCCTTTCGAGCCGCGATCAGATCAATAATGAGCTCAGAATGATCCTCGATGAGGCCACAGACAAATGGGGCGTCAAGGTGACACGCGTCGATATCAAGAACATCAGCCCGCCCGAGGACGTGCGCATCACCATGGAAAAGCAAATGACCGCCGAACGCAACCGTCGCGCCCTCGTCCTGCAGGCCGAAGGCGACAAACAGGCCGCCATCATGCGCGCCGA is a genomic window of Chloracidobacterium sp. containing:
- a CDS encoding SPFH/Band 7/PHB domain protein, with product MPELFGFGAIFLIFLGIALLTVAWKTIKIVPQSTVLLIERLGRFNRLGNSGLNIIVPFFEAPRAVYWLNVRPGTTYIDLREQFIDLPPQSVITRDNVMVNVDSVVYWQITDPTKATYEVNDLVGSIVQLTFTGMRSVIGKLDLDHTLSSRDQINNELRMILDEATDKWGVKVTRVDIKNISPPEDVRITMEKQMTAERNRRALVLQAEGDKQAAIMRAEGEKQAAVTRAEGEKASAILEADGAAQARLLAASAEATAIAQIAGAIGDRGQTAQYLITARYVDSMRDMARTQNSKVIFMPTETSAVLSSVGAFKEVFSETGKDAGELQKPRSPRELDK